Proteins from one Bacteroides mediterraneensis genomic window:
- a CDS encoding alpha-2-macroglobulin family protein, with translation MNRLFLLCAIGWLTFVFPLAGVAQSYERLWKNVEETREKDLPQTLISQVNQIYEKAMKEKNTPQLLKAYLSRVECQVELTPDSLQKELQYMKDWAMKENDPLQKAVLMFLSGYYKLEAGPEEMDSVLYYFNRSVKEKEVLLSVSAVDFRPMTEIGKWSQRYFGDNMYDLLLRQAIYQLEMNGRSSKEVQCAVYEYYEKLLAQYKAVHNREAELLTRLNRLSYWQSRGWRYPQSVSDTQAVDLWKSWAETYAGLDACAAVYICRADFYHQKQDFVSEMEVIEEGLKRYPHSEFAADLKDRQRIVCMPSLSVQVTRPYPQAETELRITSKNLKGATLEWYKLNLKASSSVFANSVERAELIKRYGTRVDKVRLDLPETPTYKDSVSVLTCRMPEAGIYVLKSIPDGYKDKTGYDVVHLSTLQVVSFPMEGKQTECHVVDRKTGLPVAGAELVFYSIPVPGNYTVYKTYRTDKQGKVVVPDTNTRLWMHARTAKDDFMEVSYWSRRILSTVSSTQKTIERMDLFTDRALYRKGQTVYVSGVAYTQKGDEVQVRKEAAVWLALRDTHNREIARKELTTDDFGAFSAEFQLPTETLAGTFRIESEKTSCTVRVEEYKRPTFEVTWKEVQEAYTMGDSLTLEGTVKKFSGAPVQGGKIRYTLTRSKAWFWRMDAEEKLLVEGELMTQADGTFALKVCLERPDTEVSLGWDGFYRYRIEAEVTDVAGETQKGVLVLPVGEHAVGLQIKGLAGKVAREKLEQIQVQALNLQRQPVALEVACHLYLLGEAGKKGRTVWSDTVKSGQPFLPEEWKQLASGKYVLEVTACDEHGRPCRAEQELVLFSLSDNVPPIKTVEWFYQDGTELQADQPVTLYVGSSEKNVHLFYHVYSGNRMLVSEAQVLNEEIRLFSYTWKPEYGDGITVSFGFMKEGIWYSKQVALKRPVPKKKLTLQWETFRDRLRPGTEETWTMRILDASGKPADARLLATLYDASLDRLWENTWNFYLTFRRYTPSVMPFIQQMNSVAMAYSPFYTYSLSSVYVPDNWQLYSRLWIPSLQLYQSLTRNVQMIRGTGIMMKAAAAAPNVRMKEDVALEEEGFSQNEGALLVELQSAKIELKAEPDLTLRENFAETAFFYPDLRTDSTGTVRLVFTVPDALTQWKFQGFAHTRDMDYGLMRSETRTEKPFMLQPNLPRFLRRGDEASLAASLMNLSTEEVKGKARLELVNPMDGSVIYQSAQDFLVRAGETGSVCFAFPVKTDCEVLICRMQAEAGEFSDGEQHYLPVLTDRQWMTETQSLQVEAGQSQQVDLKDRFNGQSKTAENRRLTIELTANPIWYAVQALPVVGNPQQDDAFSWAAAYYAQALAQKIVELNPQIQTVFDSWRKQGVKKETLWSELEQNPDLKNLLLAETPWLAEAASEQEQRQRIGLLFDLNTMKYRMEQAVTKLSSLQKSDGSWSWFGGMVGSRMVTTQVTELLARLKFMQVMSEVRVSDMYLKALNYLGAAFFEEYRLLKENESKKNGAQLPSELAVRYLYIVSLDKAAAGRVQQAAKEYMVAKLENRSSEYSIYEKALIARILQVQGKESQAEALVHSIKEYTVATLEMGRYFDTPKALYAWNGYRIPTQVAAMEAIQLVEKDEPMLNEMKHWLLKQKQVQCWSTPLATADALYALLSDGVALQETGKMEAKATGIQLETPDDGLGYIRQTWTGQDAHVKKLTVSHTGKGTGWGAVYTQYLEDMDRIQQFEGDGLKVSREYIHKGETLSRKSLLHVGDRLTVRLTFRTDRDMDFVSLKDERAACMEPVRQLSGYVWKDGLGYYQVPGDAATSFFIDHLRKGSYMIEYEVYVDRTGTYQAGTATIQSVYAPEFGSHTEGRSLQVE, from the coding sequence ATGAACAGACTATTCTTACTGTGTGCTATCGGATGGCTGACTTTTGTTTTCCCGCTGGCTGGTGTGGCTCAGAGTTACGAACGCTTGTGGAAAAATGTGGAAGAGACCCGGGAAAAGGATTTGCCACAGACGCTGATTTCGCAGGTGAATCAGATTTATGAAAAAGCCATGAAGGAGAAAAATACTCCGCAGTTGCTGAAAGCGTATCTTTCGCGGGTGGAGTGCCAGGTGGAACTTACGCCGGACAGTCTGCAAAAGGAACTTCAGTATATGAAGGACTGGGCCATGAAGGAGAACGACCCTTTACAGAAAGCTGTACTGATGTTTCTTTCGGGGTATTATAAATTGGAAGCCGGTCCCGAGGAGATGGACAGCGTGTTGTATTATTTCAATCGGTCGGTAAAAGAAAAGGAGGTCTTGTTGTCCGTGTCAGCCGTGGATTTTCGTCCGATGACGGAGATTGGGAAATGGAGCCAACGTTATTTCGGTGATAATATGTACGACCTGCTGTTGCGTCAGGCCATTTATCAGTTGGAGATGAACGGACGGAGCAGTAAGGAGGTACAATGTGCCGTGTATGAGTATTATGAAAAGTTGCTGGCACAATACAAGGCTGTACACAATCGTGAGGCCGAGCTGTTGACACGTTTAAATCGGTTGAGTTACTGGCAAAGCAGGGGATGGCGGTATCCGCAATCGGTGTCGGACACTCAGGCGGTGGATTTGTGGAAGTCGTGGGCGGAAACCTATGCCGGGTTGGATGCGTGTGCGGCCGTATATATCTGCCGGGCTGATTTCTATCATCAGAAACAGGATTTTGTGTCCGAGATGGAGGTGATTGAGGAGGGATTGAAGCGTTATCCCCATTCGGAATTTGCCGCCGACTTGAAAGACAGGCAGCGTATCGTGTGCATGCCTTCGCTATCGGTGCAGGTAACCCGGCCTTATCCGCAGGCGGAAACGGAACTTCGTATCACCAGCAAGAACCTGAAAGGGGCCACGCTGGAATGGTATAAATTGAATCTGAAGGCATCTTCTTCCGTGTTTGCCAATAGTGTGGAGCGTGCCGAATTAATCAAGAGATACGGTACACGGGTGGATAAAGTGCGGCTGGACTTGCCGGAGACTCCCACTTATAAGGATTCGGTTTCCGTCTTGACTTGTCGGATGCCGGAAGCTGGAATTTATGTGTTGAAGTCCATTCCCGATGGTTATAAGGATAAGACTGGATATGATGTGGTGCATCTGTCTACGCTTCAGGTAGTTTCTTTCCCGATGGAAGGAAAGCAGACCGAATGTCACGTGGTGGACCGGAAAACGGGGTTGCCGGTGGCAGGAGCCGAACTGGTGTTCTATTCAATTCCGGTGCCGGGTAATTATACGGTATATAAGACGTATCGTACAGACAAGCAAGGGAAGGTAGTGGTTCCGGATACGAATACACGGTTGTGGATGCATGCACGGACTGCGAAAGATGATTTTATGGAGGTATCCTATTGGTCCAGAAGAATCTTGTCTACTGTAAGCAGCACGCAGAAGACTATCGAGCGGATGGATTTGTTTACTGACCGTGCACTCTATCGTAAAGGACAGACGGTGTATGTGTCGGGAGTGGCCTATACGCAGAAGGGGGATGAGGTGCAGGTACGCAAGGAAGCTGCTGTGTGGCTGGCTTTGCGGGATACCCACAATCGGGAAATTGCCCGAAAGGAGTTGACGACCGATGATTTTGGTGCATTTTCTGCAGAGTTCCAGTTGCCGACGGAAACATTGGCCGGAACCTTCCGCATTGAATCGGAAAAGACTTCTTGTACTGTTCGGGTGGAAGAGTACAAACGTCCGACATTTGAGGTGACTTGGAAAGAGGTGCAGGAGGCCTATACCATGGGAGACTCTCTGACGTTGGAGGGAACGGTGAAGAAATTCTCGGGTGCGCCGGTACAGGGCGGTAAGATACGTTATACATTGACTCGCTCGAAAGCTTGGTTCTGGCGTATGGATGCGGAAGAGAAGCTGTTGGTGGAAGGAGAACTGATGACGCAGGCAGACGGGACCTTTGCCTTGAAAGTCTGCTTGGAGCGTCCGGATACGGAGGTTTCCTTGGGATGGGACGGATTTTATCGTTACCGGATAGAAGCGGAGGTGACGGATGTGGCTGGAGAAACCCAGAAAGGGGTACTGGTACTTCCGGTAGGGGAACATGCTGTCGGATTACAGATAAAGGGATTGGCTGGGAAAGTGGCCCGTGAGAAGCTGGAGCAGATTCAGGTGCAAGCCTTGAATCTGCAACGTCAGCCGGTGGCCTTGGAGGTGGCTTGTCATCTTTACCTCTTGGGTGAGGCTGGAAAGAAAGGACGGACTGTATGGTCGGATACGGTGAAGTCGGGTCAGCCTTTCTTGCCGGAGGAATGGAAACAGCTGGCTTCCGGGAAATACGTGCTGGAAGTAACTGCCTGTGATGAGCACGGACGTCCTTGTCGTGCGGAGCAGGAATTGGTACTCTTCTCTTTGAGTGACAACGTTCCTCCGATAAAGACCGTGGAGTGGTTCTATCAGGACGGTACGGAACTGCAGGCCGACCAGCCGGTGACTTTGTACGTGGGCAGCAGTGAGAAGAATGTACATCTGTTTTATCATGTATATAGCGGCAATCGGATGCTGGTGTCCGAGGCTCAGGTGTTGAACGAGGAAATCCGCCTGTTCTCCTATACCTGGAAACCGGAGTATGGCGATGGAATCACCGTCAGCTTCGGATTTATGAAGGAGGGTATCTGGTATTCCAAGCAGGTGGCTCTGAAGCGTCCGGTTCCCAAAAAGAAACTGACATTGCAATGGGAGACTTTCCGCGACCGTCTGCGTCCGGGTACAGAGGAAACTTGGACGATGCGGATTCTGGATGCCTCCGGTAAGCCGGCAGATGCCCGTCTGTTGGCTACTTTGTATGATGCTTCTCTCGACCGTTTGTGGGAGAATACATGGAACTTTTATCTGACTTTTAGGCGTTATACACCTTCGGTAATGCCGTTCATCCAGCAGATGAACAGTGTGGCAATGGCTTACTCTCCCTTCTATACTTATTCGCTGTCTTCCGTCTATGTACCGGATAACTGGCAGTTGTACAGTCGCTTGTGGATTCCTTCTTTGCAGCTGTATCAAAGTCTGACCCGCAATGTGCAGATGATTCGAGGTACGGGAATCATGATGAAGGCAGCTGCGGCGGCACCGAATGTGAGGATGAAAGAGGATGTGGCTTTGGAGGAAGAGGGATTCTCGCAGAATGAGGGGGCATTGCTCGTGGAACTTCAGTCTGCGAAAATTGAATTGAAAGCAGAGCCGGATTTGACTTTACGGGAAAATTTCGCGGAAACCGCTTTCTTCTATCCCGATTTGCGGACTGATTCAACCGGTACCGTACGGCTGGTCTTTACCGTGCCGGATGCGTTGACTCAGTGGAAGTTCCAGGGATTTGCGCATACGCGTGACATGGATTATGGACTCATGCGGTCCGAAACTCGTACCGAAAAACCGTTTATGCTTCAGCCGAACCTGCCTCGTTTCCTTCGGCGGGGGGATGAGGCTTCACTGGCAGCCTCGTTGATGAATTTATCCACCGAGGAGGTGAAAGGAAAGGCCCGGTTGGAGCTGGTGAATCCGATGGATGGAAGTGTAATCTATCAGTCGGCTCAGGACTTCTTAGTAAGGGCCGGAGAAACGGGCAGTGTATGTTTTGCTTTTCCAGTGAAAACGGATTGTGAGGTCTTGATTTGCCGGATGCAGGCCGAAGCGGGTGAGTTCAGTGACGGTGAACAGCACTACCTGCCTGTACTGACCGATAGGCAATGGATGACCGAGACGCAGTCGTTGCAGGTGGAAGCCGGACAATCCCAGCAGGTGGACCTGAAGGACAGGTTTAACGGGCAGAGCAAGACGGCCGAAAACCGCAGATTGACCATAGAATTGACTGCCAACCCTATCTGGTATGCCGTGCAGGCACTTCCGGTGGTAGGCAATCCGCAACAGGACGATGCGTTTTCTTGGGCTGCGGCTTATTATGCTCAGGCGCTGGCACAGAAGATTGTGGAATTGAATCCGCAGATTCAGACGGTGTTTGACAGTTGGCGGAAGCAGGGCGTGAAGAAAGAAACTTTATGGAGTGAGTTGGAACAGAATCCGGATTTGAAGAATTTGTTGCTGGCAGAAACTCCTTGGCTGGCTGAAGCGGCCAGTGAGCAGGAACAACGGCAGCGGATAGGGTTGCTGTTCGACTTGAATACGATGAAGTACCGTATGGAGCAGGCCGTAACGAAACTGAGCTCCTTGCAGAAGTCGGATGGAAGCTGGAGCTGGTTTGGCGGCATGGTGGGAAGCCGGATGGTCACCACGCAGGTGACGGAACTGCTGGCCCGTCTGAAATTCATGCAAGTGATGAGCGAGGTACGTGTGTCGGATATGTACTTGAAAGCCTTAAATTACCTGGGGGCGGCATTCTTTGAGGAATATCGGCTGCTCAAGGAGAATGAATCGAAAAAGAATGGAGCTCAGTTGCCCAGTGAACTGGCTGTGAGATACTTGTATATTGTTTCGCTGGATAAAGCGGCAGCTGGCCGGGTACAGCAGGCAGCCAAGGAATATATGGTGGCAAAACTGGAAAACCGTTCCAGTGAATACTCCATCTATGAGAAGGCCTTGATTGCCCGGATTCTGCAGGTACAGGGAAAGGAGTCGCAGGCAGAAGCTTTGGTACATTCCATTAAGGAATACACTGTAGCGACTCTGGAAATGGGACGTTATTTCGATACACCGAAAGCTTTGTATGCCTGGAACGGTTACCGGATTCCGACGCAGGTGGCCGCCATGGAGGCTATTCAGTTGGTGGAAAAGGATGAACCGATGCTGAACGAGATGAAGCACTGGCTGCTGAAGCAGAAGCAGGTGCAGTGCTGGAGTACCCCGTTGGCTACGGCAGATGCCCTCTATGCGTTGTTGTCCGATGGAGTCGCCTTGCAAGAAACCGGGAAGATGGAGGCAAAGGCGACAGGTATCCAGCTGGAGACGCCGGACGATGGACTGGGATATATCCGCCAGACATGGACAGGGCAGGATGCCCATGTGAAGAAACTGACAGTAAGCCATACGGGTAAAGGAACCGGATGGGGAGCTGTTTATACCCAATACCTGGAAGATATGGACCGGATTCAGCAGTTTGAAGGAGACGGCTTGAAGGTGTCACGTGAATATATACATAAAGGTGAGACCTTGAGTCGGAAGTCCCTCTTGCATGTGGGTGACCGGTTGACTGTCCGTCTGACTTTCCGTACCGACCGGGATATGGATTTTGTCAGCCTGAAAGACGAACGGGCTGCCTGCATGGAACCTGTGCGACAATTGTCCGGTTATGTGTGGAAAGACGGGCTGGGATATTATCAGGTTCCGGGAGATGCGGCCACTTCATTCTTTATTGACCACCTGCGGAAAGGCAGTTACATGATAGAATACGAGGTCTACGTAGACCGTACAGGAACTTATCAGGCCGGAACGGCCACCATACAGTCGGTATATGCGCCGGAGTTTGGAAGCCATACGGAAGGGCGTAGCCTTCAAGTGGAATAA
- a CDS encoding aminoacyl-histidine dipeptidase yields the protein MNEILSLAPQNVWKHFYSLTQIPRPSGHLEKIQAFLLDFGKQVGVESFQDEAGNIIYRKPAAPGMEDRKAVILQAHMDMVPQKDKHSQHDFEKDPIPVYVDGEWVKAKGTTLGSDNGMGVAAIMAVMEDKSLKHGPLMALITADEETGMYGAFGLKQGTVEGDILLNLDSEEEGELYIGCAGGEDLTATLEYKEEETDPEDVALKVTLKGLRGGHSGIQIGWGHANANKLMARFMNQVIAYDEACLVSWEGGNMRNAIPRDCEVVITVPASEVDDVLAFVGECEQVWRDEFATIEDSLSFTAERIDLPKMMVPDEIRDNLVDAIYACPDGVERFIPTIPDTVETSSNLAIVEIGKGKATIKVLTRSSRESMKDYRNTAIESCFSMAGMHVERSGSYSGWEPDVNSPILHAMKESYKAQFGEAPEVKVIHAGLECGIIGAVVPGLDMISFGPTLQCPHTPEERCHVPSVKKFYDFLIATLENTPKK from the coding sequence ATGAACGAAATTCTTTCTTTGGCTCCGCAGAATGTGTGGAAGCATTTCTATTCGTTGACTCAAATTCCCCGTCCGTCGGGACATTTGGAAAAAATTCAGGCCTTCTTGCTGGATTTCGGTAAGCAGGTGGGTGTGGAATCATTTCAGGATGAGGCCGGAAATATCATCTATCGTAAGCCGGCAGCTCCGGGCATGGAAGACCGTAAGGCGGTTATCTTGCAGGCTCACATGGACATGGTTCCTCAGAAAGACAAACATTCGCAGCATGATTTTGAGAAAGACCCTATTCCGGTTTATGTGGACGGAGAATGGGTGAAAGCCAAAGGTACGACCCTGGGCTCAGACAACGGCATGGGGGTGGCAGCCATCATGGCGGTCATGGAGGACAAGTCGTTGAAACACGGTCCGCTGATGGCCTTGATAACGGCCGATGAGGAAACAGGCATGTATGGTGCTTTCGGCTTGAAGCAGGGCACTGTGGAAGGAGATATCCTTTTGAACCTGGATTCGGAAGAAGAGGGTGAGCTCTATATAGGTTGCGCAGGTGGAGAAGACCTGACAGCTACATTGGAATATAAAGAAGAAGAAACCGACCCGGAGGATGTGGCGCTGAAGGTGACTCTGAAAGGATTGCGGGGCGGACATTCCGGTATTCAGATTGGCTGGGGGCATGCCAATGCCAACAAGCTGATGGCACGTTTCATGAATCAGGTGATTGCCTACGACGAGGCTTGTCTGGTGTCGTGGGAAGGTGGAAACATGCGCAATGCCATTCCGCGTGACTGTGAGGTTGTGATTACCGTACCGGCTTCGGAAGTGGACGATGTGCTGGCATTCGTGGGTGAATGTGAGCAGGTATGGCGCGATGAGTTTGCCACCATCGAAGACAGCCTGAGCTTTACGGCAGAACGTATCGATTTGCCGAAGATGATGGTGCCCGATGAAATCCGTGATAACCTGGTGGATGCCATTTATGCGTGCCCGGATGGAGTGGAACGTTTTATTCCGACGATTCCGGATACGGTAGAGACTTCTTCCAACCTGGCTATTGTGGAAATCGGCAAGGGAAAAGCTACCATCAAGGTGCTGACACGCAGCTCTCGTGAATCCATGAAGGATTATCGCAATACGGCCATTGAAAGCTGTTTCTCTATGGCAGGAATGCACGTAGAACGCTCTGGCAGCTATTCCGGCTGGGAACCGGATGTGAATTCTCCGATTTTGCATGCCATGAAAGAATCCTACAAGGCGCAGTTTGGAGAAGCACCGGAAGTGAAGGTGATTCATGCCGGACTGGAATGTGGCATTATCGGGGCAGTGGTTCCAGGACTGGATATGATTTCATTCGGTCCGACGTTGCAGTGTCCGCATACTCCGGAAGAACGTTGCCACGTGCCTTCAGTGAAGAAATTCTATGATTTCTTGATTGCTACATTGGAGAATACGCCAAAGAAATAA
- a CDS encoding lysylphosphatidylglycerol synthase transmembrane domain-containing protein: protein MERTGLKKIINRACQIALPLVLGAAILWWTYHDFDFRRVWSVLDGGMNYGWMAFSLVFGVFGHLFRGWRWNLTLAPLGEYPKLSNSVYAVFVSYAANLVVPRVGEVSRCGVLAKYDGVSFSKSLGTVVTERLIDSICVVLITVVTLLLQSRIFAAFFEKTGTNMGFFTGLFTSTNFYITLTCLLAAGVLVFFLIRKLAIFTKVRSILNDVWAGCLSLRHVKQPWLFTLYTIGIWSCYFLQFYVSFYCFDFSASLGWMPGLVMFVVGSIAVAVPTPNGAGPWHFAVITMMMMYGVDKDDAGIFALLVHGIQTFLLILLGIYGLVALPLVNKKQAGK, encoded by the coding sequence TTGGAACGAACAGGTTTAAAAAAAATAATAAATAGAGCCTGCCAAATTGCGCTTCCACTGGTGCTGGGAGCTGCCATTCTGTGGTGGACTTACCATGATTTCGATTTTCGGCGAGTGTGGAGTGTGCTCGATGGGGGAATGAATTACGGTTGGATGGCCTTTTCGCTGGTGTTCGGCGTGTTTGGACATCTGTTTCGCGGGTGGCGCTGGAACCTGACACTGGCTCCGTTGGGGGAATACCCCAAACTTTCGAATAGCGTGTATGCGGTGTTTGTATCTTATGCCGCCAATCTGGTGGTACCTCGTGTGGGGGAAGTGTCCCGTTGTGGTGTCCTGGCAAAATACGATGGGGTTTCTTTTTCCAAGTCATTGGGTACGGTAGTCACCGAACGGCTCATCGACAGTATTTGTGTGGTGCTTATCACGGTGGTGACCTTGTTGCTCCAGTCGCGCATCTTTGCGGCTTTTTTTGAGAAAACCGGTACGAACATGGGATTTTTTACGGGACTTTTCACTTCCACTAACTTTTACATTACCTTGACTTGCCTGTTGGCGGCAGGAGTGTTGGTTTTCTTCCTGATACGCAAACTGGCTATTTTCACGAAAGTACGGAGCATCTTGAACGATGTATGGGCCGGATGCCTCTCTCTCCGTCATGTGAAACAGCCTTGGCTCTTTACCTTATATACTATAGGTATATGGAGCTGCTATTTTTTGCAGTTTTATGTCAGCTTCTATTGTTTTGACTTTTCCGCCTCGCTGGGCTGGATGCCGGGGCTGGTGATGTTCGTGGTGGGGAGTATTGCGGTGGCTGTGCCCACTCCCAACGGGGCCGGTCCGTGGCATTTTGCAGTCATCACCATGATGATGATGTACGGGGTAGATAAGGATGATGCAGGAATATTTGCTCTGTTGGTGCACGGTATTCAAACCTTTTTATTAATTTTGCTAGGTATTTATGGCCTTGTGGCTTTGCCGCTGGTAAACAAGAAACAAGCCGGAAAGTGA
- the rsmA gene encoding 16S rRNA (adenine(1518)-N(6)/adenine(1519)-N(6))-dimethyltransferase RsmA, with the protein MKSVKPKKFLGQHFLKDLQVAQDIADTVDACPALPVLEVGPGMGVLTQYLLKKERPLKVVELDFESVAYLHENFPQLGDHIIEQDFLKMDLRQLFDGQPFVLTGNYPYNISSQIFFKMLDYKDLIPCCTGMIQKEVAERIAASPGNKTYGILSVLIQAWYSVEYLFTVHEHVFNPPPKVKSAVIRMTRNETKELGCNETLFKQIVKTTFNQRRKTLRNSISSILDKGNPLSADPIFNKRPEQLSVQDFIDLTNRVEQALQTPAPHAE; encoded by the coding sequence ATGAAATCAGTAAAACCTAAAAAGTTTTTAGGACAACACTTCCTGAAAGACCTGCAAGTAGCACAAGACATCGCCGACACGGTGGATGCCTGTCCGGCACTTCCCGTCCTCGAAGTAGGCCCCGGAATGGGAGTTCTCACCCAGTACCTGCTGAAAAAAGAACGTCCGCTCAAAGTCGTGGAACTCGATTTTGAATCGGTAGCTTACCTGCACGAGAATTTTCCGCAACTGGGCGACCATATCATCGAACAGGACTTTCTGAAGATGGACCTCCGGCAGCTTTTCGACGGCCAGCCTTTCGTATTGACCGGAAACTATCCCTACAACATATCCAGCCAGATTTTCTTCAAGATGCTCGACTACAAGGACCTGATTCCCTGCTGCACCGGCATGATTCAGAAAGAAGTGGCCGAGCGTATTGCAGCTTCTCCGGGAAACAAGACCTACGGCATTCTGAGCGTACTGATACAAGCCTGGTATAGCGTAGAATATCTGTTTACCGTCCATGAACATGTGTTCAACCCACCCCCGAAAGTAAAGAGCGCCGTCATCCGCATGACCCGCAACGAAACTAAGGAGCTGGGCTGTAACGAGACGCTCTTCAAACAGATTGTCAAAACCACGTTCAACCAGCGGCGCAAGACACTCCGCAATTCCATTTCGTCTATTCTGGACAAGGGAAACCCGCTCAGTGCCGACCCCATTTTCAACAAACGCCCGGAACAGTTGTCCGTGCAAGACTTCATCGACCTGACCAACCGGGTGGAACAAGCCCTGCAAACTCCCGCTCCCCATGCGGAATGA
- the mgtE gene encoding magnesium transporter, with protein MNSEDIRTVTELIEKKDSDQLKETLKDLHPADIAELCNELDAEDARFIYLLLDNETAADVLIEMDEDARKKFLEILPPETIAKRFVDYMDSDDAVDIIREMDEDKQEEVLSHIEDIEQAGDIVDLLKYDEDTAGGLMGTEMVIVNENWSMPECLREMRLQAEDMDEIYYVYVVDDDERLRGVFPLKKMITSPSVSKVKHVMKKDPISVHVDTPIEEVVQTIEKYDLVAVPVVDSIGRLVGRITVDDVMDEVREQAERDYQLASGLSQDVETDDNVFRQTTARLPWLLIGMLGGIGNSMILGNFDTTFAAHPEMALYIPLIGGTGGNVGTQSSALVVQGLANSSLNAENTFKQVLKESVVALINATIISMLVYIYNFIRFGATATVSYSVSISLFAVVMFASIFGTLVPMTLEKLKIDPAIATGPFISITNDIIGMLMYMGITVLLA; from the coding sequence ATGAACAGCGAAGATATTAGAACCGTCACCGAACTGATTGAGAAGAAAGATTCCGACCAGTTAAAGGAAACCCTCAAAGACTTGCACCCGGCGGACATTGCCGAATTGTGCAACGAACTGGACGCAGAAGACGCCCGCTTCATCTATCTGCTGCTGGACAATGAAACGGCAGCCGACGTGTTGATTGAAATGGACGAGGACGCCCGAAAGAAGTTCCTCGAAATCCTCCCCCCGGAAACCATTGCCAAACGCTTCGTGGATTATATGGATTCGGACGATGCCGTCGACATCATCCGTGAAATGGACGAGGACAAGCAGGAAGAAGTGCTTTCGCACATTGAAGACATCGAGCAGGCGGGCGACATCGTCGACTTGCTGAAATACGACGAAGACACCGCCGGTGGTTTGATGGGTACGGAAATGGTAATTGTGAATGAAAACTGGAGTATGCCCGAATGCCTGCGCGAGATGCGTCTGCAAGCCGAAGACATGGACGAAATCTATTATGTATACGTGGTGGACGACGACGAACGTCTGCGGGGAGTATTCCCATTGAAAAAAATGATTACCAGTCCGTCGGTATCCAAGGTGAAACACGTGATGAAAAAAGATCCGATATCCGTCCACGTCGACACCCCTATTGAAGAAGTGGTGCAAACCATCGAGAAATACGACCTTGTGGCCGTCCCTGTAGTCGACAGCATCGGCCGCCTGGTAGGACGAATCACCGTCGACGACGTGATGGATGAGGTGCGTGAACAGGCCGAACGAGATTACCAGTTGGCATCCGGTCTGTCGCAGGACGTAGAAACCGACGACAACGTGTTCCGCCAGACCACCGCCCGTCTGCCGTGGCTGCTCATCGGTATGCTCGGAGGTATCGGTAACTCCATGATTCTGGGAAATTTCGACACCACTTTTGCCGCCCATCCGGAAATGGCCCTTTACATTCCCCTGATTGGTGGAACGGGCGGAAACGTAGGGACACAATCGTCTGCCTTGGTGGTACAGGGGCTGGCCAACAGCTCGCTGAATGCCGAAAACACATTCAAGCAGGTATTGAAAGAATCGGTAGTAGCTCTTATCAATGCCACCATCATTTCCATGCTGGTTTATATCTACAATTTCATCCGCTTCGGAGCCACCGCTACCGTGAGTTACTCCGTGTCTATCAGTCTGTTTGCCGTCGTCATGTTTGCCTCTATCTTTGGTACCCTGGTACCCATGACCCTGGAAAAGCTGAAAATCGATCCGGCCATCGCCACCGGACCGTTCATATCCATTACCAACGACATCATTGGCATGCTGATGTACATGGGAATCACCGTATTACTGGCCTAA